The following are from one region of the Klebsiella aerogenes genome:
- a CDS encoding tyrosine-type recombinase/integrase, whose product MSTQITHITHTQRKGYLWRKRYDKSTIEIALQANGKEQATQRAAAITVRFMELEALDVPFTTMRETLKAYRDKIIKADKLTRLQALASITEASESVLATVTTHTPTISEKMEQETLQREIVSVGHSLEEAKESFFNASTEWAVKTRKDYSGCIDRFIVWCTASSLTTIESIKKENIVSFKAYMDEHQYAPNTKQKILNRLSSLFKHCVDVMEWIDKNPITGMMYRKVEVVNKKEEITAVQFQEAVSHNLTTSDLQSFWAMQILYHCGLRVSELTQLKKGDYRVIEGIKCISINNEGDKTVKNAASIRNIPLNDALLSLNIWEKKPTMKYGDNRTMDAVTRAFRRIELKRSTHCFRHSLSNRLRDTNADDSTRAFILGHSQSNITDRVYISRLPLQRMKEALDNAAAI is encoded by the coding sequence ATGAGCACACAAATTACCCACATTACGCACACACAGAGAAAGGGCTATCTATGGCGTAAGCGCTACGATAAATCTACCATTGAAATTGCATTACAGGCCAATGGTAAAGAACAGGCTACACAGAGAGCAGCAGCTATCACAGTACGTTTTATGGAACTTGAAGCGCTGGATGTTCCATTTACCACCATGAGAGAGACGCTAAAGGCTTACAGGGATAAAATCATCAAAGCTGATAAGCTGACCCGTTTACAGGCCTTAGCATCCATTACAGAGGCCTCAGAATCTGTTTTAGCTACTGTCACCACCCATACGCCTACAATCAGTGAGAAAATGGAACAGGAGACGCTACAGCGTGAGATTGTATCTGTGGGACATTCACTGGAGGAAGCAAAAGAATCATTCTTCAATGCCTCTACAGAGTGGGCTGTTAAGACCAGAAAAGATTACAGTGGCTGCATTGATCGTTTTATCGTTTGGTGTACTGCTTCTTCTCTCACCACTATAGAGAGCATCAAGAAAGAAAACATCGTAAGCTTCAAAGCTTACATGGATGAACACCAATATGCCCCTAACACTAAACAGAAGATACTGAATCGATTAAGTAGCTTATTTAAACACTGCGTAGATGTAATGGAATGGATAGATAAAAATCCGATTACAGGCATGATGTATCGAAAAGTAGAAGTAGTGAATAAGAAAGAGGAGATTACAGCAGTACAATTTCAAGAGGCTGTATCACACAATCTTACTACAAGTGACTTACAATCCTTTTGGGCTATGCAGATACTTTATCACTGTGGTTTACGTGTATCAGAGCTTACGCAACTTAAAAAAGGTGATTACCGAGTTATTGAGGGCATTAAATGCATCAGCATTAATAATGAGGGAGACAAGACAGTTAAGAATGCAGCAAGTATAAGAAACATTCCTCTGAATGATGCATTACTCTCTCTGAATATTTGGGAGAAAAAACCTACAATGAAATATGGTGATAATAGAACTATGGACGCTGTAACAAGGGCTTTTAGAAGAATTGAACTTAAACGTTCTACACACTGCTTTAGACACAGTTTGTCTAACCGTCTACGTGATACAAATGCAGACGATAGCACACGTGCTTTTATACTTGGACACAGCCAGTCTAACATCACTGATAGAGTGTATATTAGTCGCTTACCTCTTCAGCGTATGAAGGAAGCGTTAGATAACGCTGCTGCGATTTAA